Below is a window of Cytobacillus firmus DNA.
AAGAGCATTGTGCTCAGGAAGGTTCCATGTTTCAATAGGTGACCTTAAAAATGTTGCCTATCCCGTTCTGCGCCACCGCCTCATTTTAAACTTTGAAGGAGAAGCAGCGGGGATTACGGCAGATTCGATTATTGAAGGTCTAATAAAAGAAAATTCCCGGGGAGCTAAGAGCTGATGAACAGCCATCAAATCCTTCTTGGAAAGCTGCAGAAGCGTAAAGTTGCGGTAAAGACCAGGAAAAGAGGGTTTCATTCAGGTTCAAGGCAATCCCATAAATTCGGATCTTCCATGGAATTTTCTGACTTCAGAGCATATCAGCCCGGAGACGATATCCGGCAAATAGATTGGAATGTCTATGGCAGAACACAAAAACATTATATTAAACGTTTCCTTGATGAGCAGGAACTGTCTATTGCTGTTTATCTGGATGCCACTTCATCAATGACCAAACTGGAAGCAAAATGGGAGTATGCCAAAGCGCTGGCTGCGGCTTTGAGCTTTATGATTCTTTCTGGTGAAGACCGGCTCCTATTTTCACCTGTTTCTTCTGCTGGCTTACAGCCTATCAAAAGAAAAGGCTCTGTTTACAGCAGGCGAACATTCATGGAAATCCAGAAAATTGAACCTTCAGCTCTGTCCAATAACTTTCTGGGCAGCTTAAAAGACACTCTTTCAAGGCACCAGCAGCTTGCTGTAATAATAGCGGATGGTTTTGAACCGCTTCAGGAATGGGAAAGCCTGTTTAGGAAGCTAAGAGGGCTGAAACAGGAGTTCTGGCTATTTCAGGTGCAGGCTGATGAAGAAATGACACCTTCATATTCTGGAGATGTAAAGTTAATTGATAGTGAAACAGGGACCGCTGTAAATGTGAGCATGAGTCCTGCCGTATTGGCCGAATATGAAAAGCGCCTAAAAAAACATAATGAACAGCTTGAGATTTTATGCAAGCGATATGGCGGCCAATATATCTTTGCTCCTGAAACAAGAGATCTTCAGACTGTTCTTTTCAGGGATCTGTATGCGAAGGGGCTGGTCAGGTGAGAACAACATGCAATTTTTAAATCCTGCTTATTTTATTTTATCCATTTTTATCGGAGCGTTTGTCTTATTTTATTTCTTTCGGAAGCAGTATGCGGAAAAGACCAATTCATCCAATTTGCTCTGGGAGCAGGTACTGAATGAATGGCAGGCTTCCCCCTGGCTGAAAAAGCTTCAGCAGAATCTGTTATTTTGGCTGCAATTATTGGCACTTCTATTATTGATGCTAGCCCTTGTGCGTCCATTTTGGCTTGAAGATTCTTTAAAAGGAGAACACATAATCATCATCATTGATCCATCCGCTTCCATGTCAGCTGAAAGTGGAGGGAAAAGCCGTTTTGAGATCGCGAAAGAGGAAATGCTTGATCTGGCAGGCAAGCTTAATGGCCAGCAGGTAAGCTTAATTAAAGCAGGTGAGAAAAATGAGATTCTCTTAAGCCGGGAAGATGATCTAAATGCTATTCGAAGAACCATTGAAGGGCTGGAGCTTACTTATGAACATGAGAATATGGAAAAAGCCATCTTATTGGCAGGCTCCTTATCATCAGGAAAAGACACTGCTCTTCATATTTTTTCAGATTCAGCTGGAAAGAAAGATTTAATGAAGGAATTTGCCGGTCTATATACTGTTGTACATAATATTGGTGAGAATGCAGGGAATGTGTCGCTGCAGTCGTTTGGAACAGCGGCCGCCGGTGATGGTATTTCAGCGGCTGCAGTGATAGAAAACCAGTCTTCTGGAAATATAGAGACAGCTTTTACAGTGAAATCTGAGGGAGAAGTCCTGTTTGAACAGAATCTATCATTAAAAGCAAATGAGGAGAAAACCATTCAAATAAAAAATCTGCCGGAAAAACCTTACTATGAGGCAGCTATTTCCATTAGCGATGGCTATAGTGCAGATAATCATGCAGCCTCTATTTACACTGACCCAAAACCTAAGGTTTACACTTTGGGAGATGTAAATCCATTTGCGGTGAAGGGCTTTCAAACTATTGGTGCCGAATTGCTGCAGACAGATCCGTCTGCTCTAAAAGGTTTGGATATGAAAGGTGTCGTTGTGGCGGAAGGAAGCACTTTATCGGGACTCCCTGAGCTGCCGATAATCTTTTTTAATACAAGCAAAGATAAAGCAAAACTTGAAGAAGCAATCTCGGGGGATGAGGATCCTCTTTTTGAATATGCAAACTTTGAGAAGGTGTATATCAGTTCTGCATCCTCCGTTCTGAAAGGAGAATGGGAGACTGTACTGAAAAGCGGGGATATTCCTTTAGTCCAAAGGGGAATGCATAATGGGCAGCCAATTATTATCGTCAATTTTAATCTATCCGACACCGATTGGCCTCTTCAGCCAGGTTTTCCAATCTTTCTGTATAACTCTTACCAGTGGCTATCTCAGCAATCAGATTTCCTCGGATATTTCAGCTCCGGAGAAGAAAGATGGATAAATATCGGCAATGGAACTGGAAGCTGGGAAATTTTCAATAATAAAGACGAAAATCTATACTCTCTTGATCTAAACAAGGAAACCTTTAAAGCTCCTATAATCCCCGGAACTTACCAGGCTGTATCAGGAAATCAAATTTATTTTTTTACAGTACTTCTGGATGAAAGGGAGAAAAGTGCCGGAATAGAAGAATCCTTTACACTGAATGCTAAATCATCTGAAAAAAGCAGCATGACCCAAAGACCTAATGAAAGTCTCTGGTTCTGGCTGGCGTTCATCGCTTTAATCCTGATTGTTATCGAATGGGAGGTATATCGCCGTGGGCATAGAGGTTAAATATCCCTTCCTGTTTCTCCTCCTGATTCCTGCTGTCATAATCGTTTTTTTATTTATTCGAAATCACAGCGGAAAAGGAAATGAAAAGTTTTGGATTGCCGGTTTGAGGCTGATCATTTTCTCTTTATTAATTATTGCACTGACCGTTCCTCAGGTGGTTCTTCCGGTAAAGGGACAGACCGTCGTATTTCTGGCCGACCGTTCTGCAAGCATTGGCACGAATGAGGAAGCACTTGCCTGGATAGAAAACAGCACCAGCCACAGGAAAAATGACGATCAATTTGCAGTGGCTGCTTTTGGGGAAAATGCAGTACTTGAACAGAATCTGGGCAGAAACCGTGAAGCTATAAACGAATTTAACGGAGTGGCAGAAGATTCCCAATCCAATCTCGAAGCAGGCCTGCAATTTGCCGCTTCACTCATTCCGAGGGAGTCTTCCGGCAGAATTGTCCTGATGACGGACGGGAATGAAACGGAAGGCGAAAGCCTGGAAGCTGCAGCAGTTTTAAAAAATCGGAATATCGAGATTGACCATGTGCCATTAAAAACAACAGCAGGGGACGATGTCTCAATCTCAGAATTAAACGTTCCTCCTTCACTATATTTAGGAGAAGAGGCTCCGATTACAATAGAAGTTACCAGCAACGTTGCCAAAGAAGCTGATATCAGACTATCGGTAAATCATAAAGA
It encodes the following:
- a CDS encoding DUF58 domain-containing protein, with product MNSHQILLGKLQKRKVAVKTRKRGFHSGSRQSHKFGSSMEFSDFRAYQPGDDIRQIDWNVYGRTQKHYIKRFLDEQELSIAVYLDATSSMTKLEAKWEYAKALAAALSFMILSGEDRLLFSPVSSAGLQPIKRKGSVYSRRTFMEIQKIEPSALSNNFLGSLKDTLSRHQQLAVIIADGFEPLQEWESLFRKLRGLKQEFWLFQVQADEEMTPSYSGDVKLIDSETGTAVNVSMSPAVLAEYEKRLKKHNEQLEILCKRYGGQYIFAPETRDLQTVLFRDLYAKGLVR
- a CDS encoding vWA domain-containing protein — protein: MQFLNPAYFILSIFIGAFVLFYFFRKQYAEKTNSSNLLWEQVLNEWQASPWLKKLQQNLLFWLQLLALLLLMLALVRPFWLEDSLKGEHIIIIIDPSASMSAESGGKSRFEIAKEEMLDLAGKLNGQQVSLIKAGEKNEILLSREDDLNAIRRTIEGLELTYEHENMEKAILLAGSLSSGKDTALHIFSDSAGKKDLMKEFAGLYTVVHNIGENAGNVSLQSFGTAAAGDGISAAAVIENQSSGNIETAFTVKSEGEVLFEQNLSLKANEEKTIQIKNLPEKPYYEAAISISDGYSADNHAASIYTDPKPKVYTLGDVNPFAVKGFQTIGAELLQTDPSALKGLDMKGVVVAEGSTLSGLPELPIIFFNTSKDKAKLEEAISGDEDPLFEYANFEKVYISSASSVLKGEWETVLKSGDIPLVQRGMHNGQPIIIVNFNLSDTDWPLQPGFPIFLYNSYQWLSQQSDFLGYFSSGEERWINIGNGTGSWEIFNNKDENLYSLDLNKETFKAPIIPGTYQAVSGNQIYFFTVLLDEREKSAGIEESFTLNAKSSEKSSMTQRPNESLWFWLAFIALILIVIEWEVYRRGHRG